In Festucalex cinctus isolate MCC-2025b chromosome 21, RoL_Fcin_1.0, whole genome shotgun sequence, one genomic interval encodes:
- the trib2 gene encoding tribbles homolog 2, which yields MENIHTSTCKVNTGSPEPVVEPSTSELSRHKSHDFEDLSCLRSAESSQSFSPNLGSPSPPETPDASHCISRIGDYLLLEPLEGDHVFRAAHLHSGEELVCKVFDAGRYQDSLAAYFALGRHQHINQVLEVLLGETRAYAFFERSHGDMHSFVRTCKKLREDEAARLFRQIVSAVAHCHDGGLVLRDLKLRKFVFKNESRSSLKLESLEDTYMLAGGDDSLSDKHGCPAYVSPEILNAGGSYSGKAADVWSLGVMLYTILVGRYPFHDVEPGSLFSKIRRGHFSVPDTLTPKAKCLIRAILRREPAERLTSREILQHPWFDAAAASPAAGAGGRGEPEQMVPEVDMEEEQLFS from the exons ATCGCGGCACAAATCGCACGACTTCGAAGATTTATCTTGCCTGAGGAGCGCCGAGTCGAGCCAGAGCTTCAGCCCCAACCTCGGCTCGCCCAGCCCGCCGGAGACCCCCGACGCGTCGCACTGTATCTCCCGCATAGGGGACTACCTGCTGCTGGAGCCCCTGGAGGGGGACCACGTCTTCAGGGCCGCTCACCTGCACAGCGGCGAGGAGCTTGTTTGCAAG GTGTTCGACGCGGGCCGCTACCAGGACTCCCTGGCGGCCTACTTCGCCCTGGGCCGCCACCAGCACATCAACCAGGTGCTGGAGGTCCTGCTGGGCGAGACGCGGGCCTACGCCTTCTTCGAGCGCAGCCACGGCGACATGCACTCGTTCGTGCGCACCTGCAAGAAGCTGCGCGAGGACGAGGCCGCCCGCCTCTTCCGCCAGATCGTGTCGGCCGTGGCGCACTGCCACGACGGCGGCCTGGTGCTGCGGGACCTCAAGCTGCGCAAGTTTGTCTTCAAGAATGAGAGCAG AAGCTCTCTGAAGCTGGAGAGCCTGGAGGACACGTACATGCTGGCGGGCGGCGACGACTCGCTGTCCGACAAGCACGGCTGCCCGGCCTACGTCAGCCCCGAGATCCTCAACGCCGGCGGCAGCTACTCGGGCAAGGCGGCCGACGTGTGGAGCCTGGGCGTCATGCTCTACACCATCCTGGTGGGCCGCTACCCCTTCCACGACGTGGAGCCCGGCTCGCTCTTCAGCAAGATCCGCCGCGGCCACTTCAGCGTGCCCGACACGCTCACGCCCAAGGCCAAGTGCCTGATACGCGCCATTTTGCGCCGCGAGCCCGCCGAGCGCCTCACCTCGCGCGAGATCCTGCAGCACCCCTGGTtcgacgccgccgccgccagccCAGCGGCGGGGGCGGGCGGGCGAGGCGAGCCGGAGCAGATGGTGCCCGAGGTCGACATGGAGGAGGAGCAATTGTTCAGCTGA